A part of Strix aluco isolate bStrAlu1 chromosome 21, bStrAlu1.hap1, whole genome shotgun sequence genomic DNA contains:
- the ARHGAP44 gene encoding rho GTPase-activating protein 44 isoform X3: MKKQFNRMRQLANQTVGRAEKTEVLSEDLLQVEKRLELVKQVSHSTHKKLTACLQGQQGVDADKRSKKLPLTTLAQCLMEGSAVLGDDSLLGKMLRLCGEAEDKLAQELIHFELQVERDVIEPLFVLAEVEIPNIQKQRKHLAKLVLDMDSSRTRWQQSAKSSGLASNLQPSGAKADALREEMEEAANRVEICRDQLSADMYSFVAKEVDYANYFQTLIEVQAEYHRKSLALLQNVLPQIKAQQEAWMEKPSFGKPLEEHLAVSGREIAFPVEACVTMLLECGMQEEGLFRVAPSASKLKKLKASLDCCVVDVQEYSADPHAIAGALKSYLRELPEPLMTFELYEEWIQASNIPEQEKRLQALWSACEKLPKANYNNIRYLIKFLAKLTEYQDTNKMTPSNVAIVLGPNLLWPQADGNMTEMMTTVSLQIVGIIEPLIQHADWFFPGDIEFNVTGNYGSPMHVNHNANYSSMPSPDMDHADRRQHDQARRPLSVATDNMMLEFYKKDGLRKIQSMGVRVMDTSWVARRGTSVARKASSAPPAAQPPAPPAELPATPHSPIPEQSPDISATPSPPPTSFGFPPGTERTSTFRPKEPPPGAGQSRGSPGPGTAPQPPPPATAPTPPAEQSPPALRKVAKKLAPIPPRAAAGEQGGGQPSPASLSPTPPSTPSPYGPAAPPGPCPPPGPPSPAPPPPPPPPPPLLPSPAGAPPKSRPTPKPRPRPALPPPPQPPPAAPGPPQPPELPRPDAAGPGDGALTGLLRFEVPSLHVPPDAALCRDPPEAPQRLSGPGSVTRQEEEEESESTAL, translated from the exons GTGGAGAAGCGCCTGGAGCTGGTGAAGCAGGTCTCCCACAGCACCCACAAGAAGCTGACGGCATGTCTGCAGGGCCAGCAAGGCGTGGACGCCGACAAGCGCTCG AAGAAGCTGCCGCTGACGACGCTGGCGCAGTGCTTGATGGAGGGATCGGCTGTGCTGGGCGACGACTCCCTGCTGGG GAAGATGCTGCGGCTGTGCGGGGAGGCGGAGGACAAGCTGGCTCAGGAGCTCATCCACTTCGAGCTGCAGGTGGAGAGGGACGTCATCGAGCCCCTCTTCGTGCTGGCTGAG GTGGAAATCCCGAATATCCAAAAGCAGAGGAAGCACTTGGCAAAGCTCGTGCTGGACATGGACTCCTCCAGGACACG GTGGCAGCAGTCCGCAAAGTCCTCGGGTTTGGCCAGCAACCTGCAGCCCTCGGGCGCCAAAGCTGATGCTCtcagggaggagatggaggaggcGGCCAACAGAGTGGAGATCTGCAGG GACCAGCTCTCGGCTGACATGTACAGTTTTGTGGCCAAAGAAGTAGACTATGCAAACTATTTTCAAACC CTGATCGAGGTGCAGGCAGAGTACCATCGGAAATCCTTAGCGCTTTTGCAGAATGTCCTGCCTCAAATTAAAGCCCAGCAGG AGGCGTGGATGGAGAAGCCCTCCTTCGGGAAGCCCTTGGAGGAGCACCTGGCCGTCAGCGGGCGGGAGATCGCCTTCCCCGTGGAGGCGTGCGTGACGATGCTGCTGGAGTGCGGCATGCAGGAGGAG GGTCTCTTCCGAGTGGCTCCCTCAGCCTCCAAGCTGAAGAAGCTCAAGGCCTCCCTGGACTGCTGCGTGGTGGACGTGCAGGAGTACTCGGCCGACCCGCACGCCATCGCAG GAGCCCTCAAGTCCTACCTGCGAGAGCTGCCGGAGCCCCTCATGACGTTCGAGCTGTACGAGGAGTGGATCCAGGCCTCCAA CATCCCAGAGCAGGAGAAGCGGCTGCAGGCTCTCTGGAGCGCCTGCGAGAAGCTGCCCAAAGCCAACTACAACAACATCAG GTACCTGATTAAATTTTTGGCCAAGCTGACTGAGTACCAGGACACGAATAAAATGACACCGAGCAACGTGGCCATCGTGCTGGGGCCCAACCTCCTCTGGCCGCAGGCGGATGG GAACATGACAGAGATGATGACGACCGTCTCGCTGCAGATCGTGGGCATCATCGAGCCGCTCATCCAGCACGCCGACTGGTTCTTCCCCGGAG acaTCGAGTTCAACGTGACAGGCAACTACGGCAGCCCCATGCACGTCAATCACAACGCCAACTACAGCTCCATGCCCTCCCCAGACATGGACCACGCCGACCGCCGGCAGCACGACCAGGCACGGCGGCCACTCAGCGTGGCCACGGACAACATGATGCTGGAGTTCTACAAGAAGGATGG CCTTAGGAAAATCCAAAG caTGGGCGTCAGGGTGATGGACACCTCGTGGGTGGCTCGCCGAGGCACCTCAGTGGCACGCAAGGCGTcctccgccccgccggccgctcagccccccgcgccgcccgccgagCTCCCCGCCACCCCCCACTCGCCCATTCCGGAGCAGTCGCCGGACATTTCAGCcaccccttccccacctcccaccAGCTTCGGCTTCCCCCCGGGGACCGAGCGGACAAG CACTTTTCGGCCCAAGGAgccgccccccggggccgggcagtCCCGGGGCAGCCCGGGGCCGGGCACCGcgccgcagccgcccccccccgccaccgcccccaCCCCGCCCGCCGAGCAGAGCCCGCCCGCCCTGCGCAAAG TGGCCAAGAAGCTGGCGCCCATCCCgccccgggcggccgcgggggagcaggggggggggcagccctcCCCCGCcagcctctcccccaccccccccagcaccccctcgccctacggccccgccgcccccccggggccctgcccgccccccgggccgccctcccccgcccctccgccgccgccccccccgccccccccgctccTGCCCTCCCCCGCCGGTGCCCCCCCCAAGTCCCGCCCAACCCCCAAACCGCGGCCgcgccccgcgctgccccccccgccccagccccccccggccgcccccggccccccccagcccccggagCTGCCCCGCCCGGACGCCGCGGGCCCCGGGGACGGCGCGCTGACAG GTCTGCTCCGTTTTGAGGTCCCCTCCCTCCACGTCCCCCCAGATGCCGCCCTGTGCCGGGACCCACCGGAGGCACCGCAGAGACTCTCGGGGCCGGGCTCGGTCACccggcaggaggaggaagaggaatcgGAGAGCACAGCCCTATGa